The following coding sequences are from one Thermoplasmatales archaeon window:
- a CDS encoding 4Fe-4S binding protein: MKTAISYPIEGAMGKTGAWRVFKPVVDEQKCIKCYRCWIFCPDCAIEIEQFPVIDYNYCKGCGICANECPVKAISMEREGK; the protein is encoded by the coding sequence ATGAAAACCGCAATATCATATCCAATTGAAGGAGCGATGGGGAAAACAGGAGCATGGCGTGTATTTAAGCCAGTAGTGGATGAGCAGAAATGCATAAAATGCTATCGCTGCTGGATTTTCTGCCCAGATTGTGCAATAGAAATTGAGCAATTTCCAGTTATTGATTATAACTACTGCAAGGGTTGTGGAATATGTGCAAATGAATGCCCTGTAAAAGCGATTTCAATGGAGAGGGAGGGAAAATGA
- the porA gene encoding pyruvate ferredoxin oxidoreductase gives MIVIDTANHISALAAKMARPKVIAAYPITPQTTIVERLAEYVEKGELDAEFIRVESEHSAMTACIAAEACGVRTFTATSSHGLLLMHEMLHWAGLARLPVVMVNVNRAIGPGWNIWSDANDSMAQRDTGWLHFYCSSNQEVFDTIIQAYKIAESSEVMLPAMISYDGFILSHTSMPAGIPSQKEIDEFLPPFKPAWSIVDETITHGNIIEPLNYAKVRYDMMLAMEKAKKVIEEVGEDFGKKFGRFYGLVDEYKCEDADYVIVAMASIASEAKFAVERLRSKGEKVGVVNLRTHRPLPFEKLKYDKLIVIDRNISPGLGGIVYNEIKGKVKEAYGFIGGIGGMDVSYKDIERIYELAKKGKEGFYPFEVS, from the coding sequence ATGATAGTAATAGATACAGCAAATCATATCTCTGCTCTTGCAGCAAAAATGGCGAGACCAAAAGTTATAGCTGCATATCCTATAACCCCTCAAACAACAATTGTTGAAAGGCTTGCTGAATATGTTGAGAAGGGAGAACTTGATGCAGAATTTATAAGAGTTGAATCAGAGCATTCAGCAATGACAGCATGCATTGCGGCCGAAGCTTGTGGGGTAAGAACTTTTACAGCTACTTCCTCCCATGGTTTGCTTTTGATGCATGAAATGCTTCACTGGGCGGGGCTTGCCCGCCTGCCTGTTGTGATGGTGAATGTGAATCGCGCAATAGGGCCCGGATGGAATATATGGAGCGATGCAAATGATTCGATGGCACAGCGCGATACTGGATGGCTTCATTTTTATTGCTCAAGCAATCAGGAGGTTTTTGATACAATTATACAGGCATATAAAATTGCTGAAAGTAGCGAGGTGATGCTTCCTGCGATGATTTCATACGATGGATTTATATTAAGCCATACATCAATGCCCGCTGGAATTCCTTCTCAAAAGGAGATAGATGAATTTTTACCTCCTTTTAAGCCGGCATGGAGCATTGTTGATGAAACAATAACTCATGGTAATATAATTGAGCCATTAAATTATGCAAAGGTAAGGTATGATATGATGCTTGCGATGGAGAAAGCAAAAAAAGTTATTGAAGAAGTAGGCGAAGATTTTGGAAAAAAATTCGGCCGCTTCTACGGGCTCGTGGATGAATATAAATGTGAGGATGCTGACTATGTAATAGTTGCGATGGCTTCCATAGCAAGTGAGGCAAAGTTTGCGGTTGAAAGGCTTCGAAGCAAAGGAGAAAAGGTAGGCGTAGTAAATTTGCGAACGCATCGCCCTCTGCCATTTGAGAAATTAAAATATGATAAGTTGATTGTAATTGATAGAAATATTTCTCCAGGGCTTGGAGGGATAGTATATAATGAAATTAAGGGAAAAGTAAAGGAAGCATATGGTTTCATAGGAGGGATAGGAGGGATGGATGTTAGCTATAAGGATATTGAAAGAATTTATGAGCTTGCAAAAAAAGGGAAGGAAGGTTTTTATCCATTTGAGGTGAGCTAA
- a CDS encoding 3-methyl-2-oxobutanoate dehydrogenase subunit beta, whose translation MAIKDLPKEEYILKGHAACPGCPITIALRTALKALGKKVIFVIPASCSAVIQSLYPKTSFAFPTLNIAFEASAAAASGVASALKMLGRDDITPVVWAGDGGTYDIGLQALSGALERGTNFIYVCYNNQMYSNTGIQRSGATPYGAWTTTTWSGKKEYEKNFAEIVMAHRIPYVATATIAYPEDLYRKMKKAKEIKGARYIEILAPCPPGWRFDMSKTVEMARLAVETGAWVLYEAIDGKIEFNLESKKILEGKERKSIEEWLKMQGRFAHLRVEDIEKIKKWIDDKWEHYRKIYSMK comes from the coding sequence ATGGCAATAAAAGATTTGCCAAAAGAAGAATATATTCTAAAAGGGCATGCTGCCTGCCCTGGCTGTCCCATTACAATTGCCCTGCGAACCGCATTAAAAGCTCTTGGTAAAAAGGTTATATTTGTTATTCCCGCTTCATGCAGTGCTGTAATTCAATCTCTATACCCAAAGACATCTTTTGCATTTCCAACACTGAACATTGCATTTGAGGCAAGTGCTGCTGCAGCAAGTGGAGTTGCTTCTGCTCTTAAAATGCTTGGAAGAGATGATATCACGCCTGTTGTATGGGCTGGAGATGGAGGGACATATGATATTGGCTTACAGGCTTTATCTGGAGCGCTTGAAAGAGGGACAAATTTCATATATGTTTGCTACAACAATCAGATGTATTCGAACACGGGCATACAGCGAAGCGGAGCCACGCCATACGGCGCATGGACAACAACAACATGGAGCGGGAAAAAGGAATATGAGAAAAATTTTGCAGAAATTGTAATGGCTCATCGCATTCCTTATGTAGCAACTGCAACAATTGCATATCCCGAAGATTTATACAGAAAAATGAAGAAAGCGAAAGAGATTAAGGGGGCGCGCTATATAGAAATTCTTGCTCCCTGCCCGCCTGGATGGCGCTTTGATATGAGCAAAACAGTTGAGATGGCGAGGCTCGCTGTTGAAACAGGAGCATGGGTTCTTTATGAAGCAATTGATGGAAAAATTGAATTCAATCTTGAAAGCAAAAAAATTTTGGAAGGAAAGGAAAGGAAGTCAATTGAAGAATGGCTTAAAATGCAGGGAAGGTTTGCTCATCTTAGAGTAGAGGATATTGAAAAAATTAAGAAATGGATTGATGATAAATGGGAGCATTACAGGAAGATTTACTCAATGAAATAA
- a CDS encoding N-glycosylase/DNA lyase, translated as MGALQEDLLNEIKILYEKRREDIEKRIDEFKKEKNKEEILAELIFCIFTPQSKAKYCWCAAKNILEKNLVCEEEIRKEISRIRFKNKKAKYVLNAMKNFDRIFENIKGMEGEEAREYLVKNIKGMGYKEASHFLRNIGIGLNLAILDRHILKNLKNLGVIDEIPSHLSRKKYLEIEEKMKKFSEEISIPMSHLDLLLWCKATGEVFK; from the coding sequence ATGGGAGCATTACAGGAAGATTTACTCAATGAAATAAAAATTTTGTATGAAAAAAGGAGAGAGGATATAGAAAAAAGGATAGATGAATTCAAAAAGGAAAAAAATAAGGAAGAAATTCTTGCAGAACTTATATTCTGCATTTTTACCCCTCAATCAAAAGCAAAATATTGCTGGTGTGCTGCAAAAAATATCTTAGAAAAAAATTTAGTTTGTGAGGAGGAAATAAGGAAGGAAATAAGCAGGATAAGATTTAAAAATAAGAAAGCAAAATATGTTTTGAATGCAATGAAAAATTTTGATAGAATATTTGAAAATATAAAAGGTATGGAAGGAGAGGAAGCAAGAGAATATCTTGTTAAAAATATAAAGGGTATGGGATATAAAGAAGCAAGCCATTTCTTGAGGAATATAGGAATTGGATTAAATCTTGCAATTCTTGACAGGCATATATTGAAAAATTTGAAAAATCTTGGAGTAATAGATGAAATACCATCTCATCTCTCTCGAAAAAAATATCTTGAAATCGAGGAAAAAATGAAGAAATTTTCAGAAGAGATATCAATACCTATGAGCCATCTTGACTTGCTTTTGTGGTGCAAAGCCACTGGAGAAGTTTTTAAGTAG
- a CDS encoding DUF1565 domain-containing protein, translating into MKKLFSLLIGLIFLFTLSGSGKLYPYNIKNGGVYYVAPWGNDSNPGTINFPWKTIQHAADMVKAGDTVYIRGGTYNEQVYISREGNENGYILFSAYMEEKPVIDGKNVEGTGVVINSKYFKFIGIEVCNWSDTGIWIINSSNIEIRDCKVWNVFYGIGAADGTHDFVFENLEVYNFTLYGIDASPSGGKDCYNGLFINCTAHSASDISQNADGFALGHGNQQNFSFIGCESYDVFDGFDISAKNTTLSRCSAHHCWNSGYKLWEDNIMLVNCLGYRNGITNAELDWDGKEGRIFLQNCDFVDAKIYNIWVENSSDSLCMYNCIVAEGDNIGLAFEEMSVENYHGDYNIFHNDNADRAISVAYTEEFSLNDIEKGGWNIYSKQDVNSLVCFDIDSLFISLENWDFHLKEGSIAIDAGTPYNAPPIDYDGIPRPQGDNYDIGAYEYIEEKGDVELYIGAGINSELREEKDYGFGYVIGVYNGKNEAINASYYVIFNVMGREHNQSDEFDIPPHMIMGEAFFIITFSKIKVYLEAGGKEKTRKGFVVMGLVIFSTKESTST; encoded by the coding sequence GTGAAAAAATTATTTAGTCTGCTAATTGGTTTAATCTTTTTATTTACCTTGTCAGGCAGCGGAAAATTATATCCTTATAATATAAAAAATGGGGGCGTATATTATGTTGCTCCCTGGGGAAATGATAGCAATCCAGGAACAATCAATTTTCCATGGAAAACCATTCAGCATGCCGCAGACATGGTAAAAGCTGGAGATACAGTTTATATAAGAGGGGGAACATACAACGAACAGGTTTATATTTCAAGAGAAGGAAATGAAAATGGCTACATCTTATTTTCCGCTTATATGGAAGAGAAGCCAGTAATAGATGGAAAAAATGTAGAAGGAACGGGTGTAGTTATTAATTCCAAATATTTTAAATTTATAGGGATTGAGGTATGCAATTGGAGTGATACAGGAATATGGATTATAAATTCATCCAATATTGAGATACGCGACTGTAAAGTATGGAATGTTTTTTATGGAATTGGTGCTGCAGATGGAACACATGACTTTGTTTTTGAAAATTTAGAAGTATATAATTTCACCCTTTATGGAATAGATGCCTCTCCATCTGGAGGAAAAGACTGTTACAATGGTCTGTTCATTAACTGCACCGCCCATTCCGCCAGCGATATCAGCCAGAATGCGGATGGCTTCGCCCTCGGCCACGGAAACCAGCAAAATTTTTCATTTATTGGGTGTGAATCTTATGATGTATTTGATGGATTTGACATCAGCGCAAAAAATACTACGCTGAGCAGATGTTCAGCCCATCACTGCTGGAATTCTGGCTATAAGTTATGGGAGGATAATATAATGCTTGTCAATTGTTTGGGATACAGAAATGGTATTACAAATGCTGAATTGGACTGGGATGGAAAAGAAGGGAGAATTTTCCTCCAAAACTGCGATTTCGTGGATGCAAAAATATACAATATATGGGTAGAAAATTCCTCCGATAGCTTGTGCATGTATAATTGCATAGTGGCGGAAGGAGATAACATCGGTTTGGCATTTGAAGAAATGAGTGTAGAAAATTATCACGGGGATTATAACATATTCCACAATGATAATGCAGATAGAGCTATTTCAGTTGCATATACTGAGGAATTTTCATTAAACGATATTGAAAAAGGGGGCTGGAATATCTACAGCAAGCAAGATGTCAATTCATTAGTTTGCTTTGATATTGATAGCTTATTTATTAGTTTGGAAAACTGGGATTTCCATCTAAAAGAAGGTAGCATTGCCATAGATGCAGGCACACCATACAATGCCCCACCAATTGATTATGATGGCATACCAAGACCACAGGGGGACAACTACGACATAGGGGCATATGAATATATAGAGGAAAAAGGTGATGTTGAACTTTATATCGGTGCGGGTATTAATAGCGAACTAAGGGAAGAGAAGGATTATGGATTTGGATATGTTATTGGTGTTTATAATGGAAAAAATGAAGCAATTAATGCATCTTATTATGTAATTTTTAATGTGATGGGTAGGGAGCACAATCAGAGTGACGAATTTGATATTCCTCCACACATGATAATGGGAGAAGCTTTCTTTATAATAACCTTTTCTAAAATAAAAGTTTATCTTGAAGCGGGAGGAAAGGAAAAAACAAGAAAAGGTTTTGTTGTAATGGGTTTAGTAATATTTTCCACAAAAGAAAGCACTTCTACTTAA
- a CDS encoding PHP domain-containing protein, whose translation MRNKMRFDLHIHTIYSSDGNEKPKDIVNYMKKMNFSGMAVVDHNTLKGAKNAAKIAENFLVIPGMEIKTKKGHILAIGIEEEIKANEDVIEEIHEKGGIAIVAHPFRFSKLRIDADAIEAMNGRNFPYQNKKAIKYANEKSMPFTAGSDGHYLWEMGKVYTEMNAESVDDAIEEIIKKRVKIGGENNFFNPFKCKIYSLASFVRRGFKRV comes from the coding sequence ATGCGTAATAAGATGAGATTTGATTTGCATATACATACAATTTATTCTTCTGATGGAAATGAAAAGCCAAAGGATATTGTAAATTATATGAAAAAGATGAATTTTTCAGGTATGGCTGTTGTTGACCACAACACGCTCAAAGGGGCGAAAAATGCAGCAAAGATTGCTGAAAATTTTCTTGTAATTCCAGGAATGGAAATAAAAACAAAAAAGGGGCATATTCTTGCAATAGGCATAGAAGAGGAAATAAAAGCAAATGAAGATGTTATAGAAGAAATTCATGAAAAAGGAGGAATAGCAATTGTTGCCCATCCATTTCGATTTTCAAAATTAAGGATTGATGCTGATGCAATTGAAGCAATGAATGGGAGGAATTTTCCTTATCAGAATAAAAAAGCAATTAAATATGCAAATGAAAAAAGTATGCCATTCACCGCCGGAAGCGATGGCCACTATTTATGGGAAATGGGAAAAGTATATACTGAAATGAATGCAGAGAGCGTAGATGATGCAATTGAGGAAATAATTAAAAAGAGAGTAAAAATAGGAGGAGAAAACAATTTTTTCAATCCTTTCAAATGTAAAATTTATTCTCTTGCCTCTTTTGTAAGAAGAGGATTTAAAAGAGTTTGA
- the metG gene encoding methionine--tRNA ligase, with product MERIFIGVAWPYANGSLHLGTLAGCLLPGDIFGRYHRMKGNEVLMVSGSDEHGTPITITAEKEKVSPKEIVDRYHAEHVKNIEDFGIFFENFSRTSNEFHKRVVKDFFLKLYEKNYIYRKKILALYCNNCNRFLPDRYVEGTCPYCNGRARGDQCIDCGKTLEASEIIEPVCKICGSKPFLKETEHLFFKISEFEDRLIKWLEEKKWWRDNVINFTINFIKSGLKDRAITRDLTWGVEVPIEGYENKRIYVWFDAVIGYLSASMEWAEKIGKSDEWKKWWEQEAKHYYFLAKDNIPFHTIIWPAMLMAHGGLNLPYDVPANEYLTLSGEQFSKSRGIGIWLPDIVSKFNVDAIRYYLAVNMPEKHDTSWQWEDFVAKNNNELVGIYGNFIHRVISFAYKNFGRVTKYKKADKIDEITLEEVKKNFIEVGQMIENCSFKEGIKRVMKIAQIGNQYINASEPWKYIKEDKERCESIINVCLRIVKIIAIASSPYMPKTAEKIWKMLGYKDSIFAHRWDEALEEIEENELSSPYPLFSKLNIEDIIEEPFSKLDLRVAKIESIEDHPNADKLYIIELDVGELGKRKIVAGIKPWYSKEELLGKKIVYLANLKETKIRGVASKGMLLAADMGRAFILLAKGKEGGDVFVEGIKKEAKEEIDYEEFSKIRMLSRNGKVDYNGKFLRDEAGYIEIDGNVKDGCVIR from the coding sequence ATGGAAAGGATATTCATAGGAGTTGCCTGGCCATATGCAAATGGCTCGTTGCATCTTGGGACGCTCGCTGGGTGTCTCCTGCCCGGCGACATCTTTGGCAGGTATCATAGGATGAAAGGGAATGAAGTTCTCATGGTTAGTGGGAGCGATGAGCATGGAACGCCCATCACAATAACTGCTGAAAAAGAAAAAGTGAGTCCGAAGGAAATTGTTGACCGCTATCATGCGGAGCATGTTAAGAATATAGAGGACTTTGGAATATTTTTTGAAAACTTCTCCCGCACAAGCAATGAATTTCATAAAAGAGTTGTAAAGGATTTTTTCCTTAAATTATATGAAAAAAATTACATTTACAGGAAAAAAATTCTTGCGCTTTATTGCAATAACTGTAATAGATTTCTGCCAGATAGATATGTTGAAGGAACATGTCCATACTGCAATGGGCGAGCAAGAGGAGACCAGTGCATTGACTGCGGAAAAACGCTTGAGGCAAGCGAGATAATTGAGCCAGTGTGCAAAATCTGCGGGAGCAAGCCATTTTTAAAAGAAACGGAGCATTTATTCTTTAAAATATCAGAATTTGAAGATAGATTAATTAAATGGCTTGAAGAAAAGAAATGGTGGCGAGATAATGTTATCAATTTTACGATAAATTTCATAAAATCGGGATTAAAAGACAGAGCAATAACTCGTGACTTAACTTGGGGAGTAGAGGTGCCAATTGAAGGATATGAAAATAAGAGAATATATGTATGGTTTGATGCAGTAATTGGCTATCTCTCCGCTTCAATGGAATGGGCTGAAAAAATTGGAAAAAGCGATGAATGGAAAAAATGGTGGGAGCAGGAGGCAAAGCATTACTATTTCCTTGCAAAAGATAACATCCCTTTCCATACAATAATATGGCCCGCAATGCTTATGGCACACGGCGGGCTGAATTTGCCATATGATGTGCCAGCAAATGAATACCTTACCCTCTCTGGAGAGCAATTTTCTAAATCAAGGGGCATTGGAATATGGCTTCCAGATATAGTCAGCAAATTTAATGTTGATGCAATCCGCTATTATCTTGCAGTAAATATGCCAGAGAAGCACGACACAAGCTGGCAGTGGGAGGATTTTGTTGCAAAAAATAACAATGAGCTTGTTGGAATTTATGGAAACTTCATTCATAGAGTAATTTCATTTGCATATAAGAACTTTGGAAGGGTAACTAAATACAAAAAAGCAGATAAAATTGATGAAATAACTCTTGAAGAAGTCAAAAAGAATTTTATTGAAGTTGGGCAAATGATTGAAAATTGCAGCTTCAAGGAAGGAATAAAAAGAGTAATGAAAATTGCGCAGATAGGAAATCAGTATATAAATGCCTCAGAACCATGGAAGTATATAAAGGAAGACAAAGAAAGATGCGAGAGCATAATAAATGTCTGCCTAAGAATTGTAAAAATTATTGCAATAGCATCCTCGCCCTACATGCCAAAAACAGCAGAAAAAATATGGAAAATGCTCGGCTATAAAGATAGCATCTTTGCCCACAGATGGGATGAAGCTTTAGAAGAAATTGAGGAAAATGAATTGTCATCTCCATATCCTCTTTTCAGCAAGCTAAATATAGAGGATATAATTGAAGAGCCATTTTCAAAACTTGATTTAAGGGTAGCAAAAATAGAAAGCATCGAAGATCATCCAAATGCTGATAAACTATACATAATTGAGCTCGATGTTGGAGAGCTTGGAAAAAGAAAGATTGTTGCTGGAATAAAGCCATGGTATAGCAAAGAGGAATTGCTCGGTAAAAAAATTGTATATCTCGCAAACCTTAAGGAAACAAAAATAAGGGGGGTAGCATCAAAGGGCATGCTGCTCGCCGCCGACATGGGGCGGGCGTTTATTTTGCTCGCAAAAGGTAAGGAAGGAGGAGATGTTTTCGTTGAAGGAATAAAAAAAGAGGCGAAAGAAGAAATAGATTACGAGGAGTTTTCCAAGATAAGGATGCTATCCAGAAATGGAAAGGTTGATTACAATGGCAAGTTCCTGAGAGATGAGGCTGGCTACATAGAAATTGATGGGAATGTTAAGGATGGATGCGTAATAAGATGA
- a CDS encoding right-handed parallel beta-helix repeat-containing protein, translated as MKGKYLIYGLVVFGLVIAMINLPVATVGIVETPNIFIDKNKNGQYDEGTDEGYTAIQDAIDAAIDGDIIKVNDGTYEENLVINKEISLVGDPVIDAQGGIGISIEANNTLVENFTIFNGTTGIYVHNESFTIQNVIINNCTIYECWADTGIFFYDVINSWINNTQVNDTDTGIYLYYSNNNNITNCNVSDNDNYGIYLYYSSNNNINNNTINENEYGVYLDEDSDDNLIEYNNLTANGYGFYIWYANNNKIGYNFINQTLWSNGGSCPFLYTWDGEKYNFVADLNGRGILAIPMNNGYRPPQPEDFAIIEGDKLKDSSGNYLIQITQEYDEISYLDLIELFAIDHSPDLELYTGLLLNEVGRIYTVGKEHIKPIYAKENGEDCLSKILNKDGIYTEANSDINILEVGFNDLSSASEIKLILNGYADWTPGVSGRTQKSWIRFIQVKDESGEWRNVYSGNEIITPAAMPRTYVVNLTGKFITDYSIRVGFGSTVRWDYIAVDTTPTEEVEINKIDMISADLHFRGYSEFEGIFPDYYKVKTRAPPTFSSPSGYFTKFGDVLQLLTSIDDKFVIMHHGDEISIVFSAINEQEGKERTYLLHSWDYYKNKYYETGSTVEPLPFRSMSTYPYPEDEHYPDSEEYLEYLANWNTRYYEGEKRAGISLPYSNNTQIYNNTIIGGPSCYAIMLEGETNATIKNNTILDAYCGIYLWDYCENINITGNTIQNCSYCGIYVEYGENITITSNNISDNGHGESGGGIYFSNTNNSTISENYLTNDRTGAITLYDSHHNNIINNDIIENCGWYYGMALFDGSSYNVIELNDVINNTGYGILISNSPYNEIIENYIANNNWCGIYIDIEGDSNHTKIIGNTICGHDDEYEAGIYVYGGYIGGDLDGEDDSNYYYNTDTEIHWNKIYNNTYGLVYWIGGMPATPYINATYNWWGNGNGPSGEMIDPVTNEQSNGDGDEIYGGQANDNIHFDPWIGKVNLYKGWNMITLPVWSEDILTAEDLGNYINGIAGYDICTVITKWDASLQKYISCVVGVVGNFELKPGEGYWIFMKNNFNFSIDGTEIEPSVNITLRRGYNLIGHTKVLPTEALDIGKNIPNCTKVGRWDASSQQWLPECIVEKELGNFDISIGDAVFIFRNKGDVITWNG; from the coding sequence ATGAAGGGGAAATATTTGATATATGGGCTTGTTGTGTTTGGGTTAGTGATAGCAATGATTAACCTACCTGTTGCAACAGTGGGTATTGTAGAAACTCCAAATATATTTATTGATAAAAATAAAAACGGGCAATATGATGAAGGAACAGATGAGGGATACACTGCAATTCAGGATGCAATAGATGCAGCAATTGATGGAGACATAATAAAAGTTAATGATGGAACATATGAAGAAAACCTTGTAATAAATAAGGAAATTTCATTGGTTGGAGACCCAGTTATAGATGCTCAAGGTGGAATAGGAATAAGTATAGAAGCAAACAATACTCTTGTTGAAAACTTTACAATATTTAATGGTACAACTGGAATTTATGTTCATAATGAGTCGTTTACAATTCAAAATGTAATAATAAACAATTGCACAATTTATGAATGCTGGGCAGACACGGGAATTTTCTTCTATGATGTCATAAATAGCTGGATTAATAATACCCAAGTTAATGATACAGACACTGGTATTTATCTTTATTACTCAAATAATAACAACATAACAAATTGCAATGTTTCTGATAACGATAACTATGGCATCTACCTTTATTATTCCTCAAACAACAATATAAACAATAATACTATCAATGAAAACGAGTATGGTGTATATCTAGATGAAGACTCAGATGACAACCTAATAGAATATAATAACTTAACTGCTAATGGATACGGCTTTTACATTTGGTATGCAAATAATAATAAAATAGGATACAACTTCATAAATCAAACTTTATGGAGCAATGGTGGCTCATGCCCATTCCTCTATACTTGGGATGGAGAAAAGTATAATTTTGTTGCTGATTTAAATGGAAGAGGAATTCTTGCAATTCCAATGAACAATGGCTATAGACCACCTCAACCTGAAGATTTCGCAATAATAGAAGGAGATAAGTTAAAAGATAGCAGTGGAAATTATCTAATTCAAATAACACAGGAATACGATGAAATTTCTTATCTTGATTTGATAGAATTATTTGCTATCGATCATTCACCTGATTTAGAATTATATACTGGATTGCTCCTCAATGAAGTTGGCAGGATATATACAGTTGGAAAAGAGCATATTAAACCAATTTATGCAAAAGAAAATGGAGAAGATTGTCTCTCAAAAATTCTTAATAAAGATGGAATATACACAGAGGCAAATTCTGATATAAATATTCTTGAAGTTGGTTTCAATGATTTATCATCTGCAAGTGAAATCAAGCTCATCTTGAATGGCTACGCAGATTGGACGCCTGGCGTTTCTGGAAGGACACAAAAATCTTGGATAAGATTCATTCAGGTAAAGGATGAAAGCGGTGAATGGAGAAATGTTTATTCTGGAAACGAAATAATTACTCCAGCGGCCATGCCAAGAACATATGTTGTAAACTTAACTGGAAAATTCATTACAGATTATTCAATAAGGGTAGGGTTTGGTTCAACTGTTAGATGGGATTATATTGCAGTAGATACAACTCCAACAGAAGAAGTAGAGATAAATAAAATAGATATGATTTCAGCTGATTTGCATTTCAGAGGATATTCTGAATTTGAAGGAATTTTCCCAGATTATTACAAAGTTAAAACAAGAGCCCCACCAACATTTTCAAGCCCATCTGGCTATTTCACTAAATTTGGAGATGTTTTACAATTGCTAACAAGCATAGATGATAAATTTGTTATAATGCACCACGGAGATGAAATATCAATAGTTTTTTCAGCTATAAATGAGCAGGAAGGAAAGGAAAGAACATACTTGCTGCACTCCTGGGATTACTACAAGAATAAATATTATGAAACTGGAAGCACGGTTGAGCCATTGCCTTTCAGAAGCATGAGCACATATCCTTATCCAGAAGATGAGCATTATCCAGATAGTGAGGAATATTTAGAATATTTAGCAAACTGGAATACAAGATACTATGAAGGAGAAAAAAGGGCGGGAATTTCATTGCCATATTCAAATAATACTCAGATATACAACAATACAATAATTGGTGGACCAAGTTGCTATGCTATAATGCTTGAAGGGGAAACAAATGCAACTATAAAAAATAATACAATTCTGGATGCCTATTGCGGAATATATCTATGGGACTATTGTGAAAATATTAACATAACAGGAAATACAATACAAAATTGTTCCTACTGTGGAATATATGTTGAATACGGTGAAAATATAACTATAACAAGCAACAATATCTCTGATAATGGCCACGGTGAGAGTGGTGGAGGAATATATTTCTCCAATACAAATAATTCAACAATTTCAGAAAATTATCTTACAAATGATAGAACAGGAGCAATAACTTTATATGATTCCCATCACAACAACATAATTAATAATGATATAATTGAAAACTGCGGTTGGTACTATGGAATGGCTCTCTTTGATGGTTCTTCCTACAATGTTATAGAACTAAATGATGTAATAAATAATACTGGTTATGGAATACTCATATCGAACTCTCCTTATAATGAAATAATAGAAAATTATATCGCAAACAATAATTGGTGTGGAATATATATAGATATAGAAGGAGATTCAAATCATACAAAAATAATTGGAAATACAATTTGCGGGCATGATGATGAATATGAAGCAGGAATATATGTATATGGGGGATACATAGGGGGGGATTTAGATGGAGAAGACGACTCTAATTATTACTATAACACAGATACTGAAATTCACTGGAATAAGATATACAATAACACATATGGTTTGGTTTACTGGATTGGTGGCATGCCAGCCACACCTTACATAAATGCAACTTATAACTGGTGGGGAAATGGAAACGGACCGAGTGGAGAAATGATTGATCCTGTAACTAATGAGCAATCAAATGGCGATGGAGATGAAATTTATGGAGGACAAGCAAATGACAACATCCATTTTGACCCATGGATTGGAAAAGTTAATTTATATAAAGGATGGAACATGATAACATTGCCCGTCTGGAGTGAAGACATTTTAACAGCCGAGGATTTGGGAAATTACATAAATGGAATTGCTGGCTATGATATATGCACTGTTATAACAAAGTGGGATGCTTCTTTGCAGAAATATATAAGCTGTGTAGTTGGAGTTGTTGGCAACTTTGAACTTAAGCCAGGAGAGGGATACTGGATATTTATGAAAAACAATTTCAATTTCAGTATAGATGGAACTGAGATTGAGCCATCGGTTAATATAACATTGAGGAGAGGATATAATTTAATAGGCCATACAAAAGTTTTACCAACAGAAGCACTTGATATCGGAAAAAATATACCAAATTGCACAAAAGTAGGAAGATGGGATGCATCAAGCCAACAATGGCTCCCTGAATGCATAGTTGAGAAAGAACTTGGCAACTTCGATATTTCGATAGGAGACGCAGTGTTCATATTCAGAAACAAAGGAGATGTAATAACATGGAATGGATAG